In a single window of the Cryptococcus tetragattii IND107 chromosome 1, whole genome shotgun sequence genome:
- a CDS encoding mitochondrial 54S ribosomal protein bL17m translates to MKHGIHQRKLGRMPAHRIALLRNLVSALLHHESIKTTLPKAKEAAKMAEKIITLGKKGTNQARTKATAYLMPAHHAPSSSYIPSASNPTPTLPPLAHPQSLDPETFTPPTSLLPKLFTTLANRYAARPGGYTRIHKFGRRPGDNAPHAILTLVDGPRDLKFEMTARTVGKESLDAMDEWERIESSVDEWEGLSEKSKRDVAKVLRYRSEDDRKLFKAKATEFSDIVTVEDSAYGGVRKPALELQKPTFRAPSLNQPRSGKHVHAGERLSGMSVTHTGLGLARGALTRGKGLDRTPLLWGQSNRLNVVKGEVVTSNADA, encoded by the exons ATGAAGCACGGCATACACCAGCGCAAGCTCGGCAGAATGCCAGCACACAGAATTGCACTCCTCCG AAATCTCGTTTCCGCCTTGCTGCACCATGAGTCCATCAAGACCACATTGccgaaggcgaaggaggCCGCAAAGATGGCTGAAAAG ATCATCACTCTCGGCAAGAAGGGCACCAACCAGGCAAGAACCAAAGCTACAGCCTACCTCATG CCCGCACATCACGCTCCATCGTCGTCCTACATTCCCTCTGCATCCAACCCTACACCTACTCTGCCCCCGCttgctcatcctcaatctctcgaTCCCGAAACTTTTACACCCCCTacctcccttcttcccaagtTATTCACCACCCTCGCGAACAGATATGCTGCTCGCCCGGGAGGATATACTCGAATTCACAAATTCGGACGCAGACCTGGAGATAATGCTCCTCATGCCATCTTGACGTTGGTCGACGGACCAAGAGATTTGAAGTTTGAAATGACAGCTCGGACggttggaaaggagagcTTAGATGCAATGGACGAGTGGGAGCGAATCGAGAGTAGTGTAGATGAATGGGAAGGATTATCTgagaaaagcaagagaGATGTCGCAAAAGTCCTGAGATACCGAAGTGAAGACGATAGAAAGTTGTTCAAGGCTAAAGCTACAGAGTTTTCT GATATCGTCACTGTCGAAGACTCAGCCTACGGGGGTGTTCGAAAACCTGCCCTTGAGCTACAAAAGCCCACGTTCCGTGCTCCTAGCTTGAATCAACCCAGATCAGGCAAGCACGTACATGCCGGCGAACGACTTTCTGGAATGTCTGTCACCCACACGGGACTGGGATTGGCTCGCGGAGCTTTGACCCGAGGTAAAGGACTGGATAGGACCCCGTTGCTTTGGGGACAGTCCAATAGGTTGAACGTTGTCAAGGGCGAGGTCGTCACATCAAACGCTGATGCTTAG
- a CDS encoding acyl carrier protein: MFRTLPLLRSTTRTALRQTAPIALRPQPLAFSLKPLAARGYAAAAGLSKDDITARILDVLKSFEKVDSSKLTNNASFTNDLGLDSLDAVEVVMAIEEEFAIEIPDAEADEIATVQDAIDYVANSSEAH, from the exons ATGTTCCgcactcttcctctcctccgcAGCACTACCCGCACCGCCCTCAGGCAAACGGCTCCCATCGCCCTCCGGCCACAACCTCTCGCCTTCTCTCTCAAGCCCCTCGCTGCTAGGGGTTATGCCGCTGCCGCGGGTCTCAGCAAGGACGACATCACCGCTAGGATCCTCGATGttttgaagagctttgAGAAGGTCGACAGCAGCAAG CTCACAAACAACGCTTCATTCACCAACGATCTTGGCCTTGACTCTCTTGACGCTGTCGAAGTTGTCATGGCcattgaagaggaattCGCCATTGAGATTCCTGATGCCGAGGCCGATGAGATCGCTACTGTCCAGGATG CTATCGACTATGTCGCCAAC TCCTCTGAAG CGCATTAA
- a CDS encoding sodium/hydrogen exchanger 3 gives MSTIPPDTEILNPTDEEFYASWGLCILCLLLIGALISSYYLQVKRIRAVHETVVSIFAGMVVGLIIRLSPGHMIREMMSFKHTFFFNALLPPIILNSGYELKQENFFRNFAVILTFAFLGTFITAVGIGVLVYIWSFLGLEGLKFTLLECLIFGSTLSATDPVTILAIFNTAKVDPKLYSIIFGESILNDAVSIVMYETLSHFHGEDIYLSSIFHGVGIFLFSFLVSMALGVSFGLACSLGLKHSHLASYPHIESCLITLVAYTSYFFSNGIGMSGIVSLLFCGITLKHYAYHTMSRRTQRTTKYMFGVLAQLSENFIFIYLGLNLFTQDVQVFKPLFILVSAIAVMASRYAAVFPLSELINWVFHTRGQRAEEIPHSYQMMLFWAGLRGAVGVALAAGITGDNADALRTTILVVVVLTVIVFGGTTSRMLEVLGIRVGVEDEEASSEDEEPWTTHQGHLALQSGSISRRYPYSSQNGRGWENPSEFDLQSPEGSPYNQTLKLSQSRQARSSSYGQGVYGYGVRSGFSTNSDESDEEVLPSAGPSGSYGDGYDPEAGAPGSSSDSRAGEGRGTGMIFRDGQWFTALDERYLLPLFSNSVTARRHHAKKAVRKGAMAASGAGGGGTAGSGSKSGSTAGTPRRESLELGDDGYGGDGESENGKNKGLPRTFSGSVSDFFFSKTEPSSLPSASLSLDERENRR, from the exons ATGTCAACAATCCCCCCCGATACCGAGATCTTGAACCCTACGGATGAAGAATTCTACGCATC ATGGGGTCTCTGCATCCTCTGCCTGCTCCTGATCGGTGCACTTATATCCTCATACTACCTACAAGTTAAACGAATCCGTGCAGTGCACGAAACCGTCGTTTCCATTTTCGCAGGAATGGTGGTGGGATTAATCATACGGCTTTCGCCTGGACATATGATCAGGGAGATGATG TCCTTCAAACacacattcttcttcaacgccTTACTTCCGCCTATCATTTTAAACTCTGGTTATGAACTTAAACAA GAAAACTTCTTTAGGAACTTTGCGGTCATTTTAACATTTGCATTCCTTGGTACATTTATCACTGCCGTTGGTATAGG AGTACTAGTCTATATTTGGTCTTTCCTCGGCCTTGAAGGTCTCAAATTCACCCTTCTTGAGTGTCTTATCTTTGGCTCAACCTTGTCGGCAACCGATCCAGTCACCATCTTGGCCATCTTCAACACCGCCAAAGTAGACCCTAAGCTTtactccatcatcttcggtGAAAGTATCCTGAATGATGCCGTTAGTATCGTCATGTACGA GACGCTTTCTCATTTCCACGGCGAGGATATCTACTTGTCTTCAATCTTCCATGGGGTCGGCATATTCTTGTTCTCGTTCCTCGTCTCCATGGCACTTGGTGTCTCGTTTGGATTAGCATGCTCTTTGGGCTTGAAACACTCTCATCTTGCAAGTTACCCCCACATTGAAAGCTGCCTAATCACCCTCGTCGCCTATACAAGTTATTTCTTCAGCAATGGTATTGGCATGAGTG GTATCGTGTCTCTGCTGTTCTGCGGTATCACTCTAAAACATTATGCGTACCATACAATGTCTCGGCGCACTCAGCGAACAACCAAATACATGTTTGGTGTTCTCGCTCAGTTATCTGAAAATTTCATCTTTATCTACCTAGGATTGAACCTGTTTACTCAGGATGTTCAGGTCTTCAAGCCATTATTCATTCTTGTTTCTGCT ATTGCCGTTATGGCCTCACGCTACGCAGCCGTTTTCCCCCTGTCTGAGCTTATCAACTGGGTATTCCACACCCGAGGCCAACGTGCGGAAGAGATACCTCACTCCTACCAGATGATGCTTTTTTGGGCAGGGCTCCGGGGAGCCGTCGGCGTAGCTCTCGCTGCGGGCATCACAGGCGACAATGCGGATGCGCTCAGGACTACTATATTAGTCGTAGTCGTCTTGACTGTCATCGTGTTTGGTGGCACCACGTCGAGAATGTTGGAAGTGCTCGGTATCAGAGTaggagtggaagatgaagaggcttcaagcgaggatgaagaaccGTGGACGACACACCAAGGTCACCTCGCCTTGCAATCAGGGTCAATTTCCCGTCGCTACCCTTACAGTTCCCAGAATGGTCGAGGATGGGAAAACCCTTCCGAGTTTGATCTCCAATCACCCGAGGGATCACCTTACAATCAAACACTCAAGCTTTCGCAATCACGTCAAGCTCGCAGTAGCTCTTATGGTCAAGGAGTTTATGGCTATGGCGTGCGATCGGGTTTCTCAACCAATAGTGATGAGAGCGACGAGGAGGTTCTCCCTTCAGCTGGGCCTTCGGGCTCGTATGGAGATGGTTACGACCCTGAAGCAGGTGCTCCTGGATCAAGCTCAGACAGTAGAGCtggagaggggagaggCACAGGCATGATCTTCCGTGATGGCCAATGGTTTACCGCACTGGATGAGCGGTATCTACTACCGCTGTTCTCCAATTCTGTCACCGCTCGTCGGCACCATGCCAAGAAAGCGGTCAGGAAAGGAGCAATGGCTGCCAGTGGGgctggaggtggaggtacAGCGGGTTCAGGATCGAAGTCTGGAAGTACAGCAGGGACACCTCGAAGAGAGAGTCTGGAgcttggagatgatggatacggaggtgatggagaaagtgaaaatggaaagaacAAGGGTTTACCCAGGACTTTCAG TGGCTCTGTCTCCgattttttcttttcaaagaCTGAGCCGTCGTCCTTaccctctgcttctttgtctttaGATGAACGGGAGAACAGGCGTTAA